A portion of the Hydractinia symbiolongicarpus strain clone_291-10 chromosome 10, HSymV2.1, whole genome shotgun sequence genome contains these proteins:
- the LOC130662744 gene encoding gamma-tubulin complex component 2-like, translating into MSEFKIHHHAAELLKLFGVTEGDGPEVYAELLTKDLTPYVTTQVSTHTAKRRIAEVSPAPQEFLKKYDELKSKNVRELDSLVYLLASIGQERYVVKFIERNEKDRSKQRELAAASRKSETPQTQLGKDLEAITKSIPKTTLMTQKDVQELKTKLANITTTATTSQNSTDDLVKALREKHSKKLGGKLPVLPTWTTERAYLTHDYVEAYRTNYAEPVAINTLPLKMQEITLVEDLLFMFMGVEGRYIGLKDEVEKKQYKSFVIDQTVDVSLHEIVNRILPMCGNYSIVCKFVEDGSRFEKGLVSHGLCSAIRSLLKDYFMFVAQLERQLRRGTLTLQKLWFYIQPSMKTLDILANVAIMIEKGHCKGAAILTLLHEKTESFTGDPKGRDLCLYLTQAACTAYFEILQRWIYEGVIKDPYEEFLVAEHESVQKERVTEDYNDQYWEQHYTIERERIPKFLERVAEKILRTGKYLNVIRQCGLSINCPHAQEIVYCLKERDYVDHIEKAYDYASRTLLDLLWTEKKLLYRLRSIKHYFLLDQGDFFVGFMDLAEDELKKNMDDIVPTRLEALLELAVRTSTANNDPFKDDLRCDLLPYDLISQLFRILSVTSDKNNPNYRDSTELQISGLEAFTLDYEVKWPLSLILSKKALTKYQMLFRHLFYAKHVERLLCHLWASNKEAKKHMLHKRPWYSIAFALRQRMIHFVQNFEYYMMFEVIEPCWHVLEDNLRSVSNIDGLLEFHNDFLDRCLKDCMLTSPELLKIVSKLMAVCVTFSNCILRYNMSTEVSQNSKSAAKVTVRQYDKMMSAEEIEKTISNFDTNFSRLLIELLDKLSVMSSTEKEQEMMNLVFRLDHNSYYSEFQRKQIADK; encoded by the exons atgagCGAATTTAAAATTCACCATCATGCAGCTGAACTTTTGAAATTATTTGGTGTTACCGAGGGTGATGGACCGGAAGTGTATGCAGAATTGTTGACAAAAGATCTGACGCCGTACGTCACCACTCAAGTGTCAACACACACAGCAAAAAGAAGAATAGCGGAAGTAAGTCCTGCCCCACAGGAGTTCTTAAAGAAATATGACGAATTAAAATCGAAAAATGTTCGGGAGTTGGATTCCTTAGTGTATTTACTTGCCTCGATCGGCCAAGAACGATACGTGGTAAAGTTTATAGAAAGAAACGAGAAAGATCGAAGCAAACAGCGTGAATTGGCAGCGGCTAGTCGTAAATCTGAAACGCCTCAAACGCAGCTTGGAAAGGATTTGGAAGCAATCACAAAATCGATTCCCAAAACAACTTTGATGACGCAGAAAGATGTTCaggaattaaaaacaaaactggcGAACATCACGACCACAGCAACGACCTCACAAAATTCAACCGATGATCTGGTCAAAGCCTTGAGAGAAAAACATTCGAAAAAGCTTGGCGGGAAACTTCCTGTTCTTCCAACATGGACGACTGAAAGAGCCTACCTCACTCACGATTACGTCGAAGCCTATCGAACGAACTATGCTGAACCGGTCGCCATCAACACGTTACCCTTGAAAATGCAAGAAATCACCCTTGTCGAAGACCTACTTTTCATGTTCATGGGAGTCGAGGGAAGATATATCGGATTAAAAGACGAAGTCGAGAAAAAGCAATACAAATCCTTTGTGATCGATCAAACTGTCGATGTTTCACTGCATGAGATCGTCAACAGAATTCTCCCGATGTGCGGCAATTACTCGATTGTGTGTAAATTCGTCGAGGATGGGTCGCGTTTTGAGAAGGGTTTAGTAAGCCACGGATTGTGTTCTGCGATCAGGTCCCTGCTGAAAGATTACTTTATGTTTGTGGCTCAACTCGAACGACAATTGAGGCGAGGAACTCTTACACTTCAAAAGTTGTGGTTTTACATCCAACCGTCGATGAAGACGTTGGATATTCTAGCTAACGTGGCCATAATGATCGAGAAAGGGCATTGTAAGGGTGCCGCCATCTTGACGCTTCTTCATGAAAAAACAGAGTCGTTCACCGGTGATCCGAAAGGAAGAGATTTGTGTTTGTATTTAACGCAAGCCGCGTGCACAGCTTACTTTGAAATCTTGCAAAGATGGATCTACGAAG GTGTTATAAAAGATCCTTATGAAGAATTTCTTGTCGCTGAACACGAATCTGTTCAAAAAGAACGAGTTACCGAAGATTACAACGATCAGTATTGGGAACAGCATTATACCATCGAGAGAGAACGCATTCCGAAATTTCTCGAACGCGTGGCGGAGAAAATTCTTCGCACGGGCAAATACTTGAACGTGATTCGTCAATGCGGGTTAAGCATTAATTGCCCGCATGCGCAGGAGATTGTTTACTGTTTAAAGGAGCGTGATTATGTGGACCACATTGAGAAAGCGTATGATTACGCGAGCAGGACGTTGCTTGATTTGCTGTGGACAGAAAAAAAGTTACTCTATCGCTTACGCTCTATCAAACACTACTTTCTACTAGATCAGGGAGACTTTTTTGTAGGATTTATGGATTTAGCTGAAGATGAACTGAAGAAAAATATGGACG ATATTGTCCCCACAAGACTGGAAGCTTTGTTGGAACTGGCTGTTCGCACAAGCACAGCAAACAATGATCCGTTCAAAGACGACTTGCGATGCGATTTGCTCCCATACGATTTGATATCTCAGTTGTTCCGAATTTTATCGGTAACAAGTGATAAAAACAATCCGAATTATCGAGACTCGACCGAATTGCAAATCTCTGGATTGGAGGCGTTTACGTTAGATTACGAAGTAAAATGGCCTCTATCGTTGATTCTGAGTAAGAAAGCGCTCACCAAGTACCAAATGCTATTTCGTCACCTCTTCTACGCCAAACACGTGGAGAGATTGCTGTGTCATCTCTGGGCTAGCAACAAGGAAGCCAAAAAGCATATGCTTCACAAGCGCCCGTGGTACTCCATCGCGTTTGCTCTGCGTCAAAGAATGATCCATTTCGTGCAAAACTTCGAATACTATATGATGTTCGAAGTGATCGAACCATGTTGGCACGTACTAGAAGATAATTTGCGATCGGTATCAAACATTGATGGTTTATTGGAGTTCCATAATGATTTTCTTGACCGTTGTTTGAAGGACTGCATGTTGACCAGTCCAGAATTGCTGAAGATTGTTAGTAAGTTAATGGCTGTGTGTGTTACGTTCAGTAATTGCATTTTACGATACAACATGAGTACTGAAGTTAGCCAGAACTCCAAATCTGCCGCCAAAGTTACTGTACGACAATACGATAAAATGATGTCTGCGGAGGAGATCGAGAAAACAATCTCGAATTTTGATACGAACTTTTCCCGCTTGCTCATCGAACTTTTGGACAAGTTGAGTGTAATGTCAAGTAcggaaaaagaacaagaaatgaTGAATCTGGTCTTTAGATTAGACCATAATAGTTACTATTCAGAATTTCAACGAAAACAAATCGCTGATAAGTGA
- the LOC130662745 gene encoding EARP-interacting protein homolog, whose protein sequence is MNDDAPVIYGVEYQARSLCAQQGETESIRFLVGTQSLKSDNQIHLIDFDDESNIISKYIFLHSPGEIWNIDACPADKNILATCYNTIKDGKTCTRASVWRMPPLDEMEPPAFNDMSNDGSSSNYTSLRCVSDLETGHGDVKKVLWNPCGDSNKMLTISERHVDLWISNSGEVRHTDTITLDGKAQLHFNVGRFNPHHGGSQIATGIDTSIKGYDLRSMSPSFTIENAHSQMIRDLDFNPNKQYYFASCSDDCKVKFWDTRNTHEPLMIRADHSHWVWSVRYNNFHDQLVLTSSSDSRVILSNIASLSSEPYGHIDEDEDDNEKVPDVDRVISTFDEHEDSVYAVEWSSADPWVFASLSYDGRLVVNRVPRAEKYKILL, encoded by the coding sequence ATGAATGATGATGCTCCAGTTATTTATGGTGTAGAATACCAAGCAAGATCGTTATGCGCTCAACAAGGTGAAACAGAATCAATTCGATTTCTTGTGGGCACACAATCCTTAAAGTCAGATAATCAAATTCACCTAATTGATTTTGACGATGAAAGTAACATTATAAGCAAGTACATCTTTCTTCATTCTCCTGGAGAAATATGGAACATTGATGCATGTCCAgcagataaaaacattttagcaacatgttataacaccatcaaagaTGGAAAGACATGCACGAGAGCTTCTGTGTGGAGAATGCCTCCACTTGATGAAATGGAGCCACCTGCGTTCAACGATATGTCAAATGATGGCTCCTCCAGTAACTACACTTCATTACGTTGTGTATCTGATTTAGAAACCGGGCATGGTGATGTTAAAAAGGTTTTATGGAATCCATGTGGTGACAGTAACAAAATGTTAACCATCTCCGAGCGCCATGTTGATTTATGGATTTCAAATAGTGGTGAGGTGCGTCACACTGATACCATAACATTAGATGGCAAAGCACAACTTCATTTCAATGTTGGTCGATTCAACCCCCATCATGGAGGGTCACAGATTGCTACAGGTATTGATACGTCAATAAAAGGGTATGACTTGAGAAGTATGTCTCCTTCGTTTACTATTGAAAACGCGCACAGTCAAATGATTAGAGACCTTGATTTCAATCCGAACAAACAGTATTATTTTGCAAGTTGTTCGGATGATTGTAAAGTTAAGTTTTGGGATACTAGAAATACACATGAACCTTTAATGATTCGTGCAGACCACTCCCATTGGGTGTGGAGTGTAAGATACAACAACTTTCATGATCAATTGGTGTTAACATCTAGTAGTGACAGTCGTGTAATATTGTCTAACATTGCATCGCTGTCGTCAGAACCTTATGGTCATATAGACGAGGATGAAGATGATAATGAAAAAGTACCAGATGTTGACCGTGTCATTAGTACTTTTGATGAACACGAGGATAGTGTGTATGCCGTGGAATGGTCTAGTGCAGATCCATGGGTGTTTGCATCTCTTTCGTATGATGGACGACTTGTTGTTAATCGTGTACCTAGggctgaaaaatataaaattttgctttaa